GAACATTGAAGGGCGGCTATGTCCTGGCCGACAGCGATGGAGTCCCGGACGTCATCCTGATCGCCAGCGGTTCGGAAGTTCAGCTGGCCCTGGCCGCCCTTGAAGAGCTGAAAAAGGAGGGAATCGGCGCCAGGGTGGTCAGCATGCCGAATTGGAGCTTGTTTGACCGGCAAGGGGCCGATTACCGGGAAATGGTGCTGCCGGCAAAGGTGGCCAGGCGGATCGCCATCGAGGCCGGATCGACCTTCGGCTGGAGCCATTTTCTGGGGCCAAACGCGGAGGGGCGGGCGCTCGGCCTGAAAACATTCGGGGCGTCGGGAAAGCCGGACAGCCTGTTCTCCTACTTCGGCCTGACAAAAGAGGCGCTGGTCAAGGCCGTGAAAGAATTGCTGCAATTGGTCCGGCCGTAGAAGAGCACCGGCGTGAAAAAACAGGAAAATTCATTCAAGGAAGCGCTGACCGCATGCCGCGACGAAGTGGCCGAGGCCGAGGCCCGGCTGCGCGCGCAGCGGATCGTGGAAAGGATCTGGGAAAAGGATTTCCGCGTCTGGGGCTCGGAACCGGCTGAAATCGCCAACCGCCTCGGCTGGCTGGACTGCCCTGAAACTTCATTGGCCCGGGCCGATGAAATCATCGCTTTCGTGACGACCATACGGGCGGAAGGTTTCACCAACGCGCTGCTCCTGGGCATGGGCGGTTCGAGCCTGGCAGCGGAAGTGTTCAGCCATTCGTTCGCCGTGAAGGAAGGATATCTGGCCGTGGATGTCCTGGACAGCACCCATCCCGGGGCCGTGCTGGACTTCGCCGCGAAGCTGGACCCTGAAAAAACCCTTTACATCGTCTCCACCAAATCGGGTGGAACGGTGGAAACCTTTTCCCTGATGAAATTCTTCTACAATCAGACCCTCGCCCGTGTCGGCCGGGACAAAGCCGGCAGCCATTTCATCGCCATCACCGACCCGGGCAGCGGACTGGAGACCGCAGCCAGGCAATTGGGCTTTCGGAAAATATTCCTGAATGACCCGAACATCGGCGGCCGCTATGCGGCGTTGTCGCTCTTCGGCATCGTTCCGGCGGCACTGCTGGGCATCGACATCAGGGAAATCCTGCGCCGCGCCGCGCTCATGGCCCGCAGCAGCAAGGGGCATGAGGGGAACACACCGGCCAGGCTCGGAGCGATCATGGGGTGTCTGGCCGCCATCGGGCGGGACAAGATCACTTTCTTCACATCGGCCGGGCTGGCTTCTTTCGCCGACTGGCTGGAGCAGCTAATCGCCGAAAGCACCGGCAAGGAAGGCAAGGGAATCCTGCCGCTGGTCAACGAAGAGCTTCTACCGTCGCAAACCTACGCCGGAGACAGGCTTTTTGTTTGCCTGCGCCTGCAGGACGATCACGCCCTCGACCGGACCGTGCAGGGTCTGCGCGCCGCCGGGCAGCCGTTGGTGGAAATCGTTTGCCGGGACATCTTCGCCATTGGCGGCGAGTTTTTCCGCTGGGAAATGGCCACCGCCATCGCCGGCTGGCTCTTGGGCATCCAGCCTTTCAACCAGCCGAACGTGGAATCCGCCAAGGTCCTGGCCAGGGAGATGCTGGCCGAATTTTCCCGCAGCGGCACCCTGCCGCGGCCCTCGCCCACATTCACCGCCGCCGGGCTGAAGGTTTACGCCGATGGCCAAGCCGGCAATTCAACCGGTTTGCGGCGCGACTATTTCGGCAAGGATGCGCGTGATTTCGCCGCCAAAGGCATTGCCTACATCGCCATCCAGGCTTACATGAAACCCGACGAAGCCAGCGCCCGGGCGCTGCAAGGCTTCCGCAACCTGCTGCAGGAGAGATACCGGACCGCCGTCAGTATCGGCTACGGGCCCAGATTCCTGCACTCCACCGGGCAGCTGCACAAGGGCGACGCGGGCAAAGGGTTGTTCGTCCAGCTGCTCTCCCGGATCGACGAGGACGCGCCGATCCCCGATCAGGCGGGGGCGGACAAGTCATCCGTTTCTTTCGCAACCCTGATCACGGCCCAGGCTTTCGGCGACAGGCAGGCCTTGCTGGAGAACCGGCGCCGGGTCGTCACCTTTCAGTTCGAGGGCGATCTGCAGACTGGTTTCGCCGCCCTGTCCGCGCTTATGGCCGGAGATTGAAGCAGCTCCCGATCGCAGCTGCAACTGCAGCCGCAGGGAAAATAAATTGCAAGAAAAAGCCGGCAAAATTGTTAGGTGAAATGTCAAAACATTATTCGACCGAGTAACGTAAAAATGCCTTTGGAAAACAGGCAATGTCGGGTATAATGAAACTCACCCCAGGAGGCAAATCATGGGCATGAAGAGCAGCAAAAAGAAATGGTTCATCGGCATAGCCGCCGTTTTAGTGATCGCGGCACTTGTCTGGTTTTTTACCCGCAACGGCAAGGAAGTCCTGGGGAAATACACCATGGTTAAGATCGACCGCGGCGATCTGGAGGCCGTCGTTTCCAGCACCGGAACGCTCGGCGCCGTAACCACGGTTCAGGTCGGCACGCAGGTCTCGGGCCGCATCGCCAAGCTCTATACTGACTTCAACCAAACCGTGAAGAAAGGCCAGCTGCTGGCCATGCTCGACACCTCTTCCCTGCT
Above is a window of Candidatus Aminicenantes bacterium DNA encoding:
- a CDS encoding glucose-6-phosphate isomerase; the protein is MKKQENSFKEALTACRDEVAEAEARLRAQRIVERIWEKDFRVWGSEPAEIANRLGWLDCPETSLARADEIIAFVTTIRAEGFTNALLLGMGGSSLAAEVFSHSFAVKEGYLAVDVLDSTHPGAVLDFAAKLDPEKTLYIVSTKSGGTVETFSLMKFFYNQTLARVGRDKAGSHFIAITDPGSGLETAARQLGFRKIFLNDPNIGGRYAALSLFGIVPAALLGIDIREILRRAALMARSSKGHEGNTPARLGAIMGCLAAIGRDKITFFTSAGLASFADWLEQLIAESTGKEGKGILPLVNEELLPSQTYAGDRLFVCLRLQDDHALDRTVQGLRAAGQPLVEIVCRDIFAIGGEFFRWEMATAIAGWLLGIQPFNQPNVESAKVLAREMLAEFSRSGTLPRPSPTFTAAGLKVYADGQAGNSTGLRRDYFGKDARDFAAKGIAYIAIQAYMKPDEASARALQGFRNLLQERYRTAVSIGYGPRFLHSTGQLHKGDAGKGLFVQLLSRIDEDAPIPDQAGADKSSVSFATLITAQAFGDRQALLENRRRVVTFQFEGDLQTGFAALSALMAGD